A window of Macadamia integrifolia cultivar HAES 741 unplaced genomic scaffold, SCU_Mint_v3 scaffold155, whole genome shotgun sequence contains these coding sequences:
- the LOC122064189 gene encoding GDSL esterase/lipase At5g45670-like isoform X1: MAPVMSKACLLYCVLLLWVSSSATIRVVQADPQVPCYFIFGDSLVDNGNNNAMASLARANYLPYGIDFPDGPTGRFCNGETTTDIIAKLLGFEDYSPPPYANAKDEDLLRGVNFASAAAGIRDETGQQLGGRITMNGQVNNYQAAVNRVINLLGDENTAADHLSRCIFSVGMGSNDYLNNYFMPLFYSSSLQYTPEQYADVLSQQYFQQLKTLYNYGARKVAVIGIGEIGCSPSELAQNSPDGHTCVERIDSANRMFNDRLISLVDNFNNNFEGAKFIYVNVYGIFDDILKNPSSYGFTVTNEGCCGTGRNNGQITCLPLQTPCPNRNQYMFWDAFHPTAAANVIIGKRSYSAASPSDAYPMDISRLAQL, translated from the exons ATGGCTCCTGTGATGAGTAAAGCATGTCTTCTGTACTGTGTGTTGTTGCTATGGGTATCGAGTTCTGCAACTATAAGGGTTGTCCAAGCAGATCCACAAGTTCCTTGTTACTTCATCTTTGGGGATTCTCTAGTCGACAATGGTAACAACAATGCCATGGCTTCTCTTGCTAGAGCCAATTACCTACCCTATGGAATTGACTTCCCTGATGGACCAACCGGAAGGTTCTGTAATGGAGAAACCACCACAGACATCATTG CTAAACTCTTGGGTTTCGAGGATTATAGTCCACCACCCTACGCAAATGCAAAAGATGAAGATCTACTGAGAGGAGTGAATTTTGCTTCTGCAGCTGCTGGAATAAGAGATGAAACTGGGCAACAATTG GGTGGTCGAATCACTATGAATGGGCAAGTAAATAATTACCAAGCTGCAGTAAATAGAGTTATAAACTTACTTGGGGATGAGAATACAGCAGCAGACCACCTAAGTAGATGCATCTTCTCAGTTGGTATGGGTAGCAATGACTACCTTAACAACTACTTCATGCCATTGTTTTACTCTTCAAGCCTTCAATACACACCAGAACAATATGCTGATGTTCTTAGCCAACAATACTTTCAACAATTAAAG ACTTTGTACAATTATGGGGCAAGGAAGGTAGCTGTGATAGGAATAGGTGAAATAGGATGTAGCCCAAGTGAACTTGCACAAAATAGTCCCGATGGCCATACTTGTGTGGAGAGGATTGATAGTGCAAATCGAATGTTCAATGACAGGCTTATTTCTCTTGTTGATAACTTCAACAACAATTTCGAAGGCGCAAAATTTATCTACGTAAATGTTTACGGAATTTTCGATGATATTTTGAAGAACCCTTCCTCTTATG GATTTACTGTTACAAACGAAGGATGCTGTGGGACAGGGCGAAACAATGGTCAAATTACATGTCTTCCTCTTCAAACTCCATGCCCAAACAGGAATCAGTATATGTTTTGGGATGCATTTCATCCAACTGCAGCTGCAAATGTGATAATTGGAAAGAGATCATACAGTGCTGCGTCTCCTTCTGATGCTTATCCAATGGATATCAGCAGATTAGCTCAGCTCTAG
- the LOC122064189 gene encoding GDSL esterase/lipase At5g45670-like isoform X2 codes for MAPVMSKACLLYCVLLLWVSSSATIRVVQADPQVPCYFIFGDSLVDNGNNNAMASLARANYLPYGIDFPDGPTGRFCNGETTTDIIAKLLGFEDYSPPPYANAKDEDLLRGVNFASAAAGIRDETGQQLTLYNYGARKVAVIGIGEIGCSPSELAQNSPDGHTCVERIDSANRMFNDRLISLVDNFNNNFEGAKFIYVNVYGIFDDILKNPSSYGFTVTNEGCCGTGRNNGQITCLPLQTPCPNRNQYMFWDAFHPTAAANVIIGKRSYSAASPSDAYPMDISRLAQL; via the exons ATGGCTCCTGTGATGAGTAAAGCATGTCTTCTGTACTGTGTGTTGTTGCTATGGGTATCGAGTTCTGCAACTATAAGGGTTGTCCAAGCAGATCCACAAGTTCCTTGTTACTTCATCTTTGGGGATTCTCTAGTCGACAATGGTAACAACAATGCCATGGCTTCTCTTGCTAGAGCCAATTACCTACCCTATGGAATTGACTTCCCTGATGGACCAACCGGAAGGTTCTGTAATGGAGAAACCACCACAGACATCATTG CTAAACTCTTGGGTTTCGAGGATTATAGTCCACCACCCTACGCAAATGCAAAAGATGAAGATCTACTGAGAGGAGTGAATTTTGCTTCTGCAGCTGCTGGAATAAGAGATGAAACTGGGCAACAATTG ACTTTGTACAATTATGGGGCAAGGAAGGTAGCTGTGATAGGAATAGGTGAAATAGGATGTAGCCCAAGTGAACTTGCACAAAATAGTCCCGATGGCCATACTTGTGTGGAGAGGATTGATAGTGCAAATCGAATGTTCAATGACAGGCTTATTTCTCTTGTTGATAACTTCAACAACAATTTCGAAGGCGCAAAATTTATCTACGTAAATGTTTACGGAATTTTCGATGATATTTTGAAGAACCCTTCCTCTTATG GATTTACTGTTACAAACGAAGGATGCTGTGGGACAGGGCGAAACAATGGTCAAATTACATGTCTTCCTCTTCAAACTCCATGCCCAAACAGGAATCAGTATATGTTTTGGGATGCATTTCATCCAACTGCAGCTGCAAATGTGATAATTGGAAAGAGATCATACAGTGCTGCGTCTCCTTCTGATGCTTATCCAATGGATATCAGCAGATTAGCTCAGCTCTAG
- the LOC122064190 gene encoding GDSL esterase/lipase At5g45670-like, with translation MAPVTIIKWALSVFLWVSWILSRVHAEPQVPCYFIFGDSLVDNGNNIVLPTVAKALTLPYGIDFPRGPTGRFTNGRTVADVVSQLLGFQDFIPPYATTTGPELVRGVNYGSSASGISEDTGQEFGPVSGLDRQLDNHLTTVLQVVGILGDYDTAAGHLGRCLYSVGMGSNDYLGYLDTRRSSQYTPEQYADTLIDKYSEQLKTLYRYGARKVAIVGVGPVGYSPFAITECKGRSGWLCVEKLNNATQLFNERLKGLVDGFNKNLTGARFTYLNAYNILHDVWKNSSSYGFQITDISCCQRSSDNSQYTCMPLQNPCENRSNYTFFDAFHPTEAVNLITGRRYYKAESPLDAYPVDIHGLAQL, from the exons aTGGCTCCTGTGACCATAATAAAATGGGCATTGTCTGTGTTTCTTTGGGTATCATGGATTTTATCAAGGGTCCATGCTGAGCCTCAAGTTCCTTGTTACTTCATCTTTGGTGATTCTCTGGTTGACAATGGAAACAACATAGTCCTTCCTACAGTGGCAAAGGCACTTACCCTTCCCTATGGGATTGATTTTCCCAGAGGACCAACAGGAAGGTTTACTAATGGAAGAACAGTGGCTGATGTTGTCT CTCAACTCTTGGGTTTCCAAGATTTCATTCCACCTTATGCAACTACAACAGGCCCAGAACTAGTAAGAGGAGTAAACTATGGCTCTTCAGCCTCTGGAATAAGCGAGGATACTGGCCAGGAATTT GGTCCAGTGAGTGGTTTGGATAGACAGTTAGATAATCACCTGACCACAGTTCTTCAAGTGGTAGGCATACTTGGGGACTACGATACGGCGGCCGGCCACCTCGGCCGGTGTCTTTACTCAGTTGGAATGGGTAGTAACGATTACCTTGGTTACTTGGATACTAGAAGGAGCAGCCAATACACACCGGAGCAATATGCTGACACTCTTATAGATAAATATTCTGAACAATTAAAG ACTTTGTACAGATATGGAGCGAGGAAGGTGGCTATAGTGGGAGTTGGTCCAGTAGGTTACTCTCCATTTGCTATTACTGAATGTAAGGGTCGCAGTGGTTGGCTATGTGTGGAGAAACTAAACAATGCAACCCAGCTTTTTAATGAGAGGCTTAAAGGTCTTGTGGATGGCTTCAACAAGAATCTGACAGGGGCAAGATTTACTTACTTGAACGCATACAATATCCTTCATGATGTTTGGAAGAACTCTTCATCTTATG GATTTCAGATCACAGATATTTCATGTTGTCAGAGGTCAAGTGACAACTCTCAATATACATGCATGCCTCTTCAAAATCCATGCGAAAATAGGTCCAATTATACCTTCTTTGATGCTTTTCATCCAACAGAAGCTGTGAATTTGATCACAGGAAGAAGGTATTACAAAGCTGAATCTCCCCTTGATGCCTATCCAGTTGACATCCATGGCTTAGCTCAGCTATAA